The sequence below is a genomic window from Flavobacterium lipolyticum.
GCTTAAATGTTTTTTGTATTGTCTTTGGAGTCTCTTTCCGTTAACTCCGAAAAAGCCTCCAATAGTATGACAATCTGTAGCACTCTTATCTATTAATTTCTTTTAAAAAAGTCGCAAACTCCTGAGTCATGCGAGTTCCTTTAGCAACTAAAGTCCAATCTCTTTTGATGATTTCTCCATTGGTTTTATTAGTCCAACGGCGTCTTTTGATGTGTAAATACACAAATTTACCTCTTAATGGAAAATCCTGAATAGTAATCTCATCAAGAAACCCCTTAGAAATCAATTCAAAAGAATTAAACTCTTGTGGAGGTTTTATTTTTTCTTCAAAATACAGATGCAATACTTCTTCTGTGTTAGTGGTAGAAACTACTTCAAAGTATTCTATTAAAAAATGGATCAAGAACAAAACCTGGGGAGGAATGTCAAAATAAAATTAGAAATTTGTAATCTAAGAATTAGATATGACACCTATAGAGCTTTTAAAATTTATGCTTCCTGATTTTTTAATAGAATACTTTGAAGTAGTTTCTACCACTAACACAGAAGAAGTATTGCATCTGTATTTTGAAGAAAAAATAAAACCTCCACAAGAGTTTAATTCTTTTGAATTGATTTCTAAGGGGTTTCTTGATGAGATTACTATTCAGGATTTTCCATTAAGAGGTAAATTTGTGTATTTACACATCAAAAGACGCCGTTGGACTAATAAAACCAATGGAGAAATCATCAAAAGAGATTGGACTTTAGTTGCTAAAGGAACTCGCATGACTCAGGAGTTTGCGACTTTTTTAAAAGAAATTAATAGATAAGAGTGCTACAGATTGTCATACTATTGGAGGCTTTTTCGGAGTTAACGGAAAGAGACTCCAAAGACAATACAAAAAACATTTAAGCTCGTTTAATACATGGGCTCCACGCGAACATGCGCACCAATGGATGATTTACCCTGAAAACATGGGCACTCATTTATCCATTGACGAGGTGGCTTTGTCTCAGGGGGAACTTTATACTATCCTGACCAACAAGAAATTCAAAGGCAAAAAAGGTTGCCTGGTAGCTATTGTTGCCGGAACTAAAGCAGATCAGGTTATAGAACACATCAGAAAGATTGATTACAAGAAAAGATCTTTTGTCAAAGAGATAACGCTCGATATGGCTAATTCCATGAAGCTAATCTCTAAGAAATGTTTTCCTAAAGC
It includes:
- a CDS encoding ISAon1 family transposase N-terminal region protein; its protein translation is MFLIHFLIEYFEVVSTTNTEEVLHLYFEEKIKPPQEFNSFELISKGFLDEITIQDFPLRGKFVYLHIKRRRWTNKTNGEIIKRDWTLVAKGTRMTQEFATFLKEINR
- a CDS encoding ISAon1 family transposase N-terminal region protein codes for the protein MTPIELLKFMLPDFLIEYFEVVSTTNTEEVLHLYFEEKIKPPQEFNSFELISKGFLDEITIQDFPLRGKFVYLHIKRRRWTNKTNGEIIKRDWTLVAKGTRMTQEFATFLKEINR